One Drosophila willistoni isolate 14030-0811.24 unplaced genomic scaffold, UCI_dwil_1.1 Seg693, whole genome shotgun sequence genomic region harbors:
- the LOC124461849 gene encoding uncharacterized protein LOC124461849 isoform X3, giving the protein MHLYRELAGIEPDENKRYVYLTLCYELLDAGEPDNMTEEETIEYRLKVIDSLNNQVKTSSSV; this is encoded by the exons ATGCATCTCTATAGAGAACTGGCTGGGATTGAACCAGATGAAAATAAACGTTACGTTTACTTAACACTATGCTACGAACTCCTTGACGCTGGAGAACCTGATAATATGACCGAAGAGGAAACCATTGAATATCGTCTAAAAGTGATTGACAGCCTTAACAATCAG GTCAAAACCAG TTCCAGTGTTTGA
- the LOC124461849 gene encoding uncharacterized protein LOC124461849 isoform X1, with protein MHLYRELAGIEPDENKRYVYLTLCYELLDAGEPDNMTEEETIEYRLKVIDSLNNQVFPKGQNQFQCLNHQSESLANNNILNHRKIIDNKKIAHDGETKWFGCSRLSKENILKSIDSSPIRTTIESQSIPTTSNLPSSTRKTRIIDNYKILTMIAKLNCLVVPD; from the exons ATGCATCTCTATAGAGAACTGGCTGGGATTGAACCAGATGAAAATAAACGTTACGTTTACTTAACACTATGCTACGAACTCCTTGACGCTGGAGAACCTGATAATATGACCGAAGAGGAAACCATTGAATATCGTCTAAAAGTGATTGACAGCCTTAACAATCAG GTGTTTCCAAAAGGTCAAAACCAG TTCCAGTGTTTGAACCACCAATCTGAATCTTTGGCTAACAATAATATACTCAATCATAGAAAAATCATAGATAACAAGAAAATAGCCCATGATGGCGAAACTAAATGGTTTGGTTGTTCCAGACTAAGTAAGGAAAACATATTGAAATCAATCGATTCAAGTCCAATTCGTACAACTATTGAAAGTCAATCTATTCCAACTACATCAAACTTACCTTCGTCcacaagaaaaacaagaatCATAGATAACTACAAAATATTAACCATGATTGCGAAACTAAATTGTTTGGTTGTTCCAGACTAA
- the LOC124461849 gene encoding uncharacterized protein LOC124461849 isoform X2, translating to MHLYRELAGIEPDENKRYVYLTLCYELLDAGEPDNMTEEETIEYRLKVIDSLNNQVNKLLKHLNEVDKVKDESKKHVGVSKRSKPVPVFEPPI from the exons ATGCATCTCTATAGAGAACTGGCTGGGATTGAACCAGATGAAAATAAACGTTACGTTTACTTAACACTATGCTACGAACTCCTTGACGCTGGAGAACCTGATAATATGACCGAAGAGGAAACCATTGAATATCGTCTAAAAGTGATTGACAGCCTTAACAATCAGGTGAATAAATTACTAAAGCATCTAAATGAAGTAGACAAAGTTAAGGATGAAAGTAAAAAACATGTAGGTGTTTCCAAAAGGTCAAAACCAG TTCCAGTGTTTGAACCACCAATCTGA